The sequence below is a genomic window from Daphnia pulicaria isolate SC F1-1A chromosome 6, SC_F0-13Bv2, whole genome shotgun sequence.
AATAGGAAGCTTTCGAAGGCTTCTGTTGGTCACTTCTGTCGATCTAGTTTCTCTCATCTTCAACTTCGCATTTATAAGCAAGAAGATTCAGCAGTAAATCATCCAGTTCCATTCCGACTTCCTCCAACCAACAAGATGTTTCTCAAGGTAATCTGAATGTCCTCTCGTTAATTCTGATTTAATTCCACTAAagtattcaatttgatttcacaGGCTTTCGCAATCCTGCCAGCGATTTTTTCCTTGGTGACGGCTGCTAGAATGAACTCGGCTATGGGATCCAAGCGAGGCGGTTTCAGTCTGGAGCCTTTTGGCCATGGCACCCATCATTCGCATGCATTGAAGACCATTCGATCGTCCGTCGACTCGTCAGGCAAAGCCAATGAAAGATCGCATCCCGAAAATGAACTGGATTCAGCTGGATTTGGAGCTCCAGCATACGGTAGTGTGGGAGCGGCCGGGTTTGGTTCTCCTGTTCAAGGATTCGGTGGACCTGCTGGTCATCATCAAGGCGGAGCTAGTGGATTTGGACTTGGCAGTCAATCAGGTCCCTTTGGTGGCTCATCTGCATCCTATAATGATCAATCAGGATCAATTGGCGGTCCATTGGGCTCGTTCGGTAGTCCAGCTGCAGCCTTTGGAGGTCAGTCCGGATATGGAGGAGGTGCGCAAGGAGGAGCTCCGGGATAcggcgctgctgctggtggataTGGAGGAAACTCTGTTAGTAAATCAAAGtaattttaatgaattgaaaaaaaaatcacaaagtATTTTGTTTAACAGGACGCTGGAATGCCCTATCAATTTCAGTATAATGTGAACGAGTACGGCAACAACTTTGGCCACTCTCAATCCAGCGATGGCAACCAAGTTACTGGGCGCTATTTTGTTCAGTTACCTGACGGTCGTCTTCAGACTGTGGATTTCAAATCGGATCCATTAAACGGCTACACTGCTGATGTCCAGTACCAAGGCCAGGCACAATACCCCGGAAGCAACAACGGAGGCTACTCTTCCCAGCCATCTGGAGCGCAGTACCCTTCAGGAGGAGCTCAACAAGCTCCACAAGGCAACTATGGCAGTGGTATTGGCGGCGGGTCCGTCGGACAACTACCACTTGCCTTCAACGGTCAAGGAAATTATGGAGGTGCTCTTCCTAGTGCACCTGGAAGTTTTGCTGGCCCAGGAGCCTTTAGCGTCAAACCTTactaaattctttaaaaaagtttcaaaaataacataaCAGAAATGTAGAcgcaaaattacaaacatctGTATTGCAGTTTATTCCAATAAAACATTATAAATGATGTCTAGATATATTTTTAGCAATTGGTTAATACTtagattaaaaatttgtaagcccggctagctcagtcggtagagcatgagactcttaatctcagggtcgtgGGTTCGAGCCCCACGTTGGGCGAAAAACTTTTtagttttcaaaaagaaacaattttactGCAAAAtctgttttagaaaaatttgcaATCGACAGCAAtgcatttaatttatttatttgaatggAATTCGTATTTGAGTAAAACTTTTCGAtgtaaaagttgaaaaaataactttaGAGAGATGTaataaaatgcatcgaccgggaatcgaacccgggccgcccgcgaaCTGCTATCTGtttggcaggcgagcattctaccactgaaccatcgatgcttattttcaaatcaaataagacaTAAGTAAATTAGGCCAATACGTTAAGCCCTATTCATCCCTTAGACGTCGTTTAACTAACTATCAACTTAACTAGTTTTGGATACGATAATTTTTCTATCAATCGCCTTGATTTATAAAATGCAAAAACCCCTgtcaaattgatttaaaagaaatgacaaaatgtgcatcgaccgggaatcgaacccgggccgcccgcgaaCTGCTAACAGaatggcaggcgagcattctaccactgaaccatcgatgcctgagtttctaaaaatataatcaaatgaaattaatatcTTGAGCCCATACATCTATTAGACGTCGCTAAACTAATTTTCGACTTAACCAATTCTGGAAACGATCTTTTTTCTATCAATCGCCTTCATTAATCACTAATTGCTAATACCCCCTATCaaagtgatttaaaaaaatataaaatgtgcatcgaccgggaatcgaacccgggccgcccgcgtacTGCTATCAGattggcaggcgagcattctaccactgaaccatcgatgcttatGAATATATGGATTTATATAGTAACAATTTataaaatatcttttttcgttAAAACTTTTGAGATACCGTATATGGATTTTTACATCATATGTTACGATTTCGCAAGAGAGATTACTTATACAAacgcaacaaaacaaaatgatgcAGCGCGTAAAACGTAACCCGAGGATCGCGTTTTGGGATGAGTaataaaaagtgaaagtttttaaatttacctaGCTACGCTACGCTTGCCCTTGGGTAGTTAGGGTGAAACgatgatttgaaaaatggaaatggggaaaaataatttttttctttgagcgacggaaagaaagaagatgcaTAAACCTTTCTTCCTTACCCAGGGAAAATTGCTTTGAAAGCAATCACGTTTAGATAAGGTTGATAAATGAATTATGAGTATACAAGTATAAATTCCAAATTCGGCCTATATTTGCCTTCAACTATAAAGGAATATAACTTTCGTCTGTGTTGCTTCTTTGCCTTCATCTTCTTTGAGTTAGTCGTCATAGTCGTATCGCAAATCGCtaaagaaaattcatttttaaaaattgagtaATGAAATCGTcagttagtaaaaaaaaaaaaaccttaaaaaatcttttacgAAGACGATGTCACGGGCATATGGAGTTgcaatttttccaaaattaacAAACCCGTTCTCTTCCATGAATTTGACAATCCCAGCTTCCCCTTCCTCGACGTGTTCCCATTCAACCACCAACGTCTGCCAATCAAAGTGTATGTAAATAATCATATCTTCTCAAAAATTGTAGTGTGTGCGATATGGTACCTTAATGTCGACTTTGTGCCATGGAATCGTTTTGAGGATTTTAAGCTCATGACCCTCGACGTCgagactgaaaaaatccacAGAGGTCCGTCCGTAGGCAAGAAGAAATGAGTAAAATGGAAAACATTGCACGGTAATCAAGTGATCGTTTTCAAACCACGAAGACTTTTCTTGAATGCTTCCGACTTGGAAAACAGATTTAAAAGTAACCTtatacaaattaaaataatggtTGCCACTTGTTAAATATTTTGCGATTACAATTAAATTAAAGTGTAAATTTCAAACACCTACTTCTGTGGGATAAGTCTCCAAGCTGAGACAAGCTGGAACGTGCGTTGCTTTCCTTTTGCGAGTCAACAGAGAGTCGTAAGAACCACGATCCGGTTCGATTAGTAGCCCCGTCCAATTTTTGTATCGCTCCATGTATATTGTGTTGGAGAGGAATTCACCGTCTGAAGCTCCACATTCCACAAAGAATCCATTGGCCTGGTTGCGCAATATTCGCATGATTGCTTTGGCTTGACCGGCCGATGGATCGGCTGTTTTTGGATTATGCAAATCAAACGGAACTTCTGGTCCCCATGgtttctttaaataattcttTCTAATAAGGTCAAGTACACACGGATGGTCCTGTTGCAGTCGATGAGTGTTTGCGTATTCTGTacgatttaaaattaatttttcagctagcataaataaataaaatgcatATAATCTTATATATTACCTAGTGTGCAATCTTTAACATGCTGCGATTGATGTTTACTCTCTTCCAACAAATTGTACTTGGTGGTAAtaccatttgaaaattttcggtCTGTGCTTCTGTTCTCAtggataagaaagaaaaaaacgaataatcCCACACACAATATAATAGATGATCTCCGACGTGCCACAAATATTCTGATTCctctaaaactaaaaattattttatacaaAAGTGAATAAGTAGGGAATTAATAATGCAATGTACCGTgaaatatatgtatgtatataattTACCTGATGAAAGACATTTTAAGAGATTCGATATACTGATAAACAAGCCGAGAATTAGTAAAACTATTCACACATAATataattgcatttattttgagAGAAACACAGACATTAACCGAGATGTCCTGGGCCACGACTGCAATATCTTAAATTTCCAAGTTTCGGTAACTTCAAACAGCAATATAGTGGTATAACAATCTAAACACGATCTTGCTGTGCCAGTGCGGCAGTACACGTCACCAGCTATGGGGGAGATGTGGAAGAATTTTTGATAACCTTCAGTCGAAACTGGCAGTGATATATAATTGATAGCTGCGGGGTCTTTGAGcattgtgcgtgtgtgtgtaccaaCAACCATCTTTTCTGTCCAATAGAAGAAATACTTTGGGGTTCATATATCCTCCCTATTGTAGATAAGAATCGACCATAAGAATAGTATCTGAGAACCAGTAGTCTAATACTATACAATCCATTAAACAAAGGTTCCTAGCTAAGTAGCCAGTGATGcagggaattttatttttgattcagAATCTAAAAAcagggaaattttttaaatcacaaaattgttatttgtttgaaaatggGTCTCATCGTCAttgtatttcttaaattttactATTATCGCTGTAAGTCTATTGTTTAACAAATCTTGTTTTATTAATGGGGGAATTATTAACCCtacaattttttagtttttccatACGTTATTATACATCGAGTCTCTTTGTATCGTTGTTTTTCAAGAGATCTCATTCGAAGTTCGTGAGGTAATTATATATAGACGTCATTCAACTAAAAAACTACAAGATGCAGTTCAATCAACCCTAGCTTTGACACTAAGTCTTACTGCGTCGGTACTAGTTATAACCCATCAGCTCTATATATAgggaatacaaaataaaacgtGCTGAGTCGATGAATTCAACAGCGTGTTGGCCACTGGCATTTATCCTTGACTCTTGCTCACCTTGATGTTTTCAATGCATGTAGGCTATTCGACCTTAAAGTTACCAAAATAATGCAATCCTGCGGCAGCATTGCTTTTTAGGAAATTCATTATTGTATGAAAGCGGAATCTTGTGATCGAAACTAATTATTACAATATCTTAAAGTTTTATCTAGGATGTAAACATAAAGGCTATAGCCTACACATTTAGTTTTGTTTGGAACACAAACAAATTGCCTGAAATATTTACCTACATAATATTTAATTGATCTGTGTTGGTCAGAGTATCTTGTAGGCGTGGCTTCTCCTGGTGTACGTGATGCTTTCCATTCGAAAAGTGAAACACATTCGATGAAATTTATTCCTGGTTTTcgataattcaaaaatttaattcgatAATATAATTCGACCGAATTCGATTTCACATTACAGCTATTATTAgtctttggaaaagaaaaataattttcagcttaaaaaaaaataattggtaAATGATGATAAATAAATATCTTTCGATGGTTTGAATCGATTAAAAATTATAGATATcaagtcaataaaaaaaattatttgatcgaTCACATCGATGTGACGCGAATAACGTGCCATAATAGATAGGcaccattttaattaaaatgacgACTCCCCATTTTCAATTGTAATGATGATTACCTTAATGCCAATTAGGGATACAAATAAAGCTGCCGTTAATTTTCAACCTGAAGCAAATCAATTATTCGCAGCACGAAATGCCCGCGCATTATACTAAGTTTGACCATTTAATTCTTGGCATGCCTTTGCAGGTTCAGtatagtttatttttatccGAATAGCTGTGCGGAGTATATACGAATATTTATCTATAGGACAAAAGGCTCATCAATCttacatatatataaaataactGCAGGAATTGTTAATTAAACCGTTTCCAGAATGTAATCAGTATATAGTTGGGTTTTTCCATGAAAAACTCCCATCATCACTGAAATGAGATTCATAGGATTTTTTATCTTCAGCATATGACATGTAGCTACGCCCTAAAGAGTAAACAATAAgtaactttatttttgtttaatttttgaacTGGTTTTTCGTCGTACCAAAGTGCATGAATGCGTAAATAATcctaagaaaataaagaataatttggtGGGATGGGGCCTATAGTACATTGCGCCATTTGATTTGCAGGTCAGCGACTTGTTACTACAAAAGATTCGAAACAGTTTGTTTGCTCAGGACGACTAGGGATATAGGTTTTCGTAGAGCGAAAGAAGCAGCGACTGAATGTTGGTATCTTTCTTTCAcacaaaatatataatatgtaaAAACTGCTGCAAATAGGCTCCTATATAGAACACACCTAGGTCCTAGTCTTTAAAAGAGGGAGCATTTGTTCGTGAGAGATTCATAGTGAAAATGGGTTTCCTCCACAATGGggctttttttgtattattcgTGGTCATTATCAACAGCATTGCTGAAAAAAGTGATGGGTACGAACTACCCTATCCTGCCTTACATCTAGAAATACCATATGCCGATTACTACACGTTGTTGCGTATATTATCGGTTTCTAATCCATTACTGAGCGAATTTTACCAGAGAAATTCCCCACAAGGTAAATACTATGGTGCATTCGAAATGTTGGCACTAATGCATTATTTAAAGCTGATTTCACAGCCAATAATGACAAGCTGATGATTAccgtttttttacaaattaaatTCTAGCATAACAGTTCATTCTTTAAATGTACATTAGATTATAGGCCTACTATGCCAATTGCTGTGTTTCCAAAAAATCAACAATCTTCTAACGAATATGTTCATCAAAATAACCGACCATTTTCTGGAATTCTCCGAGGGCCTCCAGGTAATATAAATAGATA
It includes:
- the LOC124343730 gene encoding keratin, type I cytoskeletal 9-like; the encoded protein is MFLKAFAILPAIFSLVTAARMNSAMGSKRGGFSLEPFGHGTHHSHALKTIRSSVDSSGKANERSHPENELDSAGFGAPAYGSVGAAGFGSPVQGFGGPAGHHQGGASGFGLGSQSGPFGGSSASYNDQSGSIGGPLGSFGSPAAAFGGQSGYGGGAQGGAPGYGAAAGGYGGNSDAGMPYQFQYNVNEYGNNFGHSQSSDGNQVTGRYFVQLPDGRLQTVDFKSDPLNGYTADVQYQGQAQYPGSNNGGYSSQPSGAQYPSGGAQQAPQGNYGSGIGGGSVGQLPLAFNGQGNYGGALPSAPGSFAGPGAFSVKPY
- the LOC124343729 gene encoding protein Star-like, whose protein sequence is MSFISFRGIRIFVARRRSSIILCVGLFVFFFLIHENRSTDRKFSNGITTKYNLLEESKHQSQHVKDCTLEYANTHRLQQDHPCVLDLIRKNYLKKPWGPEVPFDLHNPKTADPSAGQAKAIMRILRNQANGFFVECGASDGEFLSNTIYMERYKNWTGLLIEPDRGSYDSLLTRKRKATHVPACLSLETYPTEVTFKSVFQVGSIQEKSSWFENDHLITVQCFPFYSFLLAYGRTSVDFFSLDVEGHELKILKTIPWHKVDIKTLVVEWEHVEEGEAGIVKFMEENGFVNFGKIATPYARDIVFVKDFLSDLRYDYDD
- the LOC124344448 gene encoding collagen alpha-1(I) chain-like; protein product: MGFLHNGAFFVLFVVIINSIAEKSDGYELPYPALHLEIPYADYYTLLRILSVSNPLLSEFYQRNSPQDYRPTMPIAVFPKNQQSSNEYVHQNNRPFSGILRGPPGPPGRPGPPGRDSTASRIDAFPSNAEFRQSPGPPGPPGPRGDPGPPGPMGSTGPASTAPGPRGDTGPQGDAGPPGADSTIAGPRGDAGTPGPPG